The region GACTCCGCCTCGACCCACGACGGCCTATACGGCGCGAGCAAGCTGTCGGCGGCCGCACGCTGGAGGGTAGCGGACGCAGCCCCCCACCACACATCACCATCCCCTCGCCCGGAAGCGATACGCTCCATCGCCTCAGCGTCGTCCATACGGACGATGCGTACATCGACGTTTGCCCACATCTCCTCGAAGCGTTCCTCGGCGTACTCCACGACCGCAATGGGAAGCGGCGAGTACACCACCAGGATTTGGTCCGTCGACGGACGGCACGCTGTGGCGGCATACGCCACCGTCGCGAGCCCGAGACACCACCGAAAGCTCTTTTCGAATCTCATTCGGTCAACGCCCCTCAACAAACTCCGCCCATTCCTGGGCATCTAGCGAAACGAGGTTGGCGAAGAGCCGGTAGGCGCCTGGAACGCGGCCCGCCCATTGTCGGAAGAACGACAGCGCAGCGTACACGTAGACCCCTTCCCCAACAGAGGCCACGAGCAGCGCCCCCTGACGGGCGGGTTCCCCGGGATCGTTCAATTCGATCATCGGTGTGTACTCCTCCCCCCACTCACTCGCGAAGTAGAGCCCTCGCTCCTGCACCCACCCATCAAAGTCGTCTTGGGTGATCTGGTTGGGCGTCGTGAAGAGCGGCGACCCAGGCTCGAGGACAGTCACCGTCGCGGTCTCGTCTGCTACTCGAGGGGCCGGGCGCCCAATCGTCAACTCGTACGGGGCATATCCGCCACTAGAGAACTGGTACTGGTTGTACTGAGTGATGACTGTGCCGCCGTCCCTCGCGAAATCGACAATCTGGTCGTTGGCGGCCCTCACATCAGGGCGCGCCTCGTAGGCGCGGACTCCCAAGACGATCACGTCGAAGTCTCCGAACGCGCCGTCACGCACCTCCGCCTCGGAAAGGAGCTCCACGGAGCCACCCATCTGCCGGATCGCCGTGGGTCCGTCGTCCCCAGTGCCCATGATGTATCCGACGCGGACGCCCTCTCGGACGGTCGCGGGCACCACGGTGAGACTCGTGACCGCCTCCGTATAGAGCAACGCACGCTCGACGTGCTCGTAGTCGATCAGCGTGTACCCCTCCGAGTAACTCATGGACCGGTCCGTTGCAGCGACCGCTCGAATCACGTGCTCACCGGGTGCAGGCGCGCCGTTGGGTCGCACCTCGAAGCTCACCGAACGTTCCGCCCCAGCCGACGCCAGCGCAAACCGTTGAGACGCCGGCGTGACCGTCCACCCCTCGGGTGCGGACAATGTCAGGTCTCCAGACGCTCCCTCTCCAGCCTCGGTACGAACGAGCACAGTGACTGTTTGTGGCTCCGTCCGACTCTGCGGCCAGGCGAGTCCACCCGGTGTCACTTGTAGTGACACGGCAGGCACGACAAGCACGGGCTTCACGAATTCCCCGCGGGCCTGGTTCACTCCGACAAAGCGCCAAGGGGTGGTCGCCTCCACTTGCGCGCCCACAGGGTCGTCCCCGTCCAGCAACGAGAAGCGCGCGCGACCCTCGAGCGTCGGCCCGTTGCGCGGCAGACCCCAGTTGTCAAAGGCCTCCGGCCAATCGTAGTACGTACCTGGGCGCTCCGACTCCAAGAAATAGAGTCGCGAAGGTGCTTCGTTACCCGGAATGCGAACTTCGTAGCGCCAAGTAGCGAGGGTACCCGCCGCGACCCGGCCGTCCTCATCAAGACCCTCTACGGCCACCTCGGACACGGTGCGGGCTACCGCCGTGAGTAGCTCAACCTCGGGGAGCCACAGACTGAACGGGCTCCCATTCCATAGCTGAGCCCGAACCTCGACGGTCTGCCCCGGCACGATCAGATCATCCCCAGAGCGGATGTCGAGCACGATACCCGCTGCAGCCATGAGGGCGCGGGTCGCCACAGTCTTCTTCTGCGCCATGACCTCTCGGAACTCGCGGTCGGACGACCCACCGACGTTGCTGGCTTGTCCGAGATGACGGAGCGCGGACGCGAGGCGCGGCACGACCTCCGCGGGGGTGAGTCCGAGGGTAGCCCGTGCGATCGCCACATCCCGTCGATACGCCTCAAGATGGACGATGACCTCTCGAGCCACGTCATCGTCGAAGTTGGAGGCGAGTCCAACCAGGGTCGTGTCGATTCCGCCGAACATCTCGTCGTCCGGGCCTTCGACGTGCCCCGCGATGAAGTTGGCCCCGGCCATGCGTGGACCCAGCGTCTGAGCAGAGCCCATGTCCTGGGAACGGTGCTGACTTCGGCTCAATGCCGAGAGCTGCAGCGTCGACCTTCCAAGAAGCGGATCGATCTCGCCCACATGGAAGAGGACGGAGGACTGCGCGTCCGCTCCCCCTCCGCGCCGGCGGGACGAGAGATAGAGCTTGCCCGGCCTCCATGCCTCGACGCCCTGGGCGAAGTGCTCCGGGAATCGCGTAGGGTCGCCGGCGGCCTCAAAGGCCTCCCGCGTCAGGATCCCCGAAGCTTGGTGGTGACCATGACCATCCGCGGGCGTGCCCGACCAGACGGACACGATGACATGCGGGCGGTACTTCCGGATGACGAAGACGGCGTCCGATAGAATCTGATCACGTGGCCACAACGACAGCGCTTCATCGGAAGACTTGGAGTACCCAAAGTCGAACGCACGTGTAAAGAACTGTTCTCCGCCATCAAGTTCGCGCGCAGCCTCGAGTTCTCCGGTCCGGATGATGCCCAACCCTTCCCACAACTCGGGGCCAATGAGATTCTGGCCCCCGTCACCACGCGTCAGAGATAGGTAGGCCGTCTCAGCGCCATGGCCACGCGCGAGAACGGTGAGCATCGGAGTGTCCTCATCATCGGGGTGTGCGCCCACCATCAGGACCCGCTTGACGCCTTCCATCTGGCGCAACAGCAGGCCTGTGGCCACGAGACCCGTTCCATCCATGGACTGAGCCACGACATGTAGGGGGCCACCGGCCAGCAGTGTGACCGCAGCAGCGATCACCCAAAGACTCCGAATGCCGTTCAACCGCATTGTCACTCCAACCTCGAATCGCCGATCGAGCTACTTAGGGGCACAAGTATAGAGGGCAGCTTGCCTTTCAGGACACCCAATAGGCCCCAAGTTGCTCCCCCTAGCGGCGGCGAGGCCAGGACACAGCCAACGCGGCCGGCGCCCGTGTTCGCCCCACCCAACCAGCCAGAGCCGCCAGAGTCAGCAGATATGGGAAAGCGAGGAAGAGCTGATAGGGCAAATCCAAGCCAAACGTCTGAGCCTGGAACTGCAGTGCAGACGCGGCCCCGAAGAGCAGAGCCGCAATCAAGACCAGAAGAGGATTCCATCGTCCGAGAACCACCACGGCGATCGCAATAAAGCCCCTCCCCGCACTCATGTTCTCGGTGAACGTACCCGCGTGGGCGAGCGAGAGATGGGCTCCAGCGATGCCACCGAGTAAGCCCCCGAAGCCCGTGGCCCAGAATCGAACGAGCCGAACACGTACACCTGCGGCAGCCGCAGCATCTGGTTCTTCACCGGCAGCCCGAAGTTCGAGGCCCCACTGGGTACGAAAGAGGAAGTACCACAGGGTCGGGGCGAGGAGATAGGCCAAATAAGTGGTGGGTGCCTGGTCGAATAGTGCTGAGCCAATCACGGGCAGGCTCGACAGGCCCGGAATAGGCATCTCGGAAAGCGTGGGTAGGGTCAGGGCTGTGCCCGTGGCGCCGAACTCCGCCTGGTAGATCGCTCCAGTGAAACCAAGGCCACCGAGGGTGATGGCCGTACCGGTGATGATCTGATCTGTACCGAGACCGATGGCAAAAGCTGCGAACACGAGAGCGACGAAGAGTCCGGCGAGTGCTCCGACTACCAACCCGCCCCAAGCTCCACCCAACCAAAGCGCCCCGAGTGCCCCGCCCAACGCGCCTGATATGATCGACCCCTCAAGGCCGATGTTGATCACGCCGCTCCGCTCGGTGATCGTCTCTCCGATCGCCGCTAAGGCGAGAGGGACGCCAAGACGGACCGAAGCCTCAAGGAAGGCGATCAGGGCGAGAGACTCAGGCATCGGTCCTCCTCCTGACCTGATCGACTGCGAGCACTGAGAGAATCACGAGAGCCTCGACAGCTGACGCCCAAGCCAGAGGGATGCCAGCATCCCGCTGCATCGCGGCCGCCCCGGACCCGAGGGCACCAAAGAGCAGACCCGTTCCGATAACGGCGATCGGATGAAGTCCACCCAAGAGGGCAACG is a window of Longimicrobiales bacterium DNA encoding:
- a CDS encoding ABC transporter permease; protein product: MPESLALIAFLEASVRLGVPLALAAIGETITERSGVINIGLEGSIISGALGGALGALWLGGAWGGLVVGALAGLFVALVFAAFAIGLGTDQIITGTAITLGGLGFTGAIYQAEFGATGTALTLPTLSEMPIPGLSSLPVIGSALFDQAPTTYLAYLLAPTLWYFLFRTQWGLELRAAGEEPDAAAAAGVRVRLVRFWATGFGGLLGGIAGAHLSLAHAGTFTENMSAGRGFIAIAVVVLGRWNPLLVLIAALLFGAASALQFQAQTFGLDLPYQLFLAFPYLLTLAALAGWVGRTRAPAALAVSWPRRR
- a CDS encoding PIG-L family deacetylase; translation: MRLNGIRSLWVIAAAVTLLAGGPLHVVAQSMDGTGLVATGLLLRQMEGVKRVLMVGAHPDDEDTPMLTVLARGHGAETAYLSLTRGDGGQNLIGPELWEGLGIIRTGELEAARELDGGEQFFTRAFDFGYSKSSDEALSLWPRDQILSDAVFVIRKYRPHVIVSVWSGTPADGHGHHQASGILTREAFEAAGDPTRFPEHFAQGVEAWRPGKLYLSSRRRGGGADAQSSVLFHVGEIDPLLGRSTLQLSALSRSQHRSQDMGSAQTLGPRMAGANFIAGHVEGPDDEMFGGIDTTLVGLASNFDDDVAREVIVHLEAYRRDVAIARATLGLTPAEVVPRLASALRHLGQASNVGGSSDREFREVMAQKKTVATRALMAAAGIVLDIRSGDDLIVPGQTVEVRAQLWNGSPFSLWLPEVELLTAVARTVSEVAVEGLDEDGRVAAGTLATWRYEVRIPGNEAPSRLYFLESERPGTYYDWPEAFDNWGLPRNGPTLEGRARFSLLDGDDPVGAQVEATTPWRFVGVNQARGEFVKPVLVVPAVSLQVTPGGLAWPQSRTEPQTVTVLVRTEAGEGASGDLTLSAPEGWTVTPASQRFALASAGAERSVSFEVRPNGAPAPGEHVIRAVAATDRSMSYSEGYTLIDYEHVERALLYTEAVTSLTVVPATVREGVRVGYIMGTGDDGPTAIRQMGGSVELLSEAEVRDGAFGDFDVIVLGVRAYEARPDVRAANDQIVDFARDGGTVITQYNQYQFSSGGYAPYELTIGRPAPRVADETATVTVLEPGSPLFTTPNQITQDDFDGWVQERGLYFASEWGEEYTPMIELNDPGEPARQGALLVASVGEGVYVYAALSFFRQWAGRVPGAYRLFANLVSLDAQEWAEFVEGR